Proteins encoded in a region of the Paucidesulfovibrio longus DSM 6739 genome:
- a CDS encoding cobyrinate a,c-diamide synthase, with amino-acid sequence MSANAPAHPASGADRFFAESPTPGPRGLLIAGTRSGCGKTSVSLGIMAALARRGLDVRPFKAGPDFIDPLHHGAAAGRPSHNLDGWMLTRDCVRGIFSRGARGGDAAVVEGVMGLFDGASGRDESGSSAQLAKWLGLPVLLVADASSLARSAAALVGGYARFDPDLRFAGVVLNRVGSARHEELLREALESVPELPLLGCLPRAQGLELPSRHLGLVTPDFPAQGAGRRNASERGNSDAGQEWDAGVYGRLADWVEAHLDLDALLAGLPGLKPARRDAEPEGAGTTGKVRLGVARDEAFCFCYAENLRLLERAGAEIVFFSPLRETRLPFGLHGLYLPGGYPELHADKLEANASMRDDVRSFCAAGRPVYAECGGFLYLLAELGEAGVGPTRAMCGVYPGRAVMRDRFRALGYREARLTLDTPLGRAGSIARGHEFHYSELDGEPGGRSAYAVADRLGRRTEAGGWLAGPGGNVLGSYVHLHFGSNPLLAEVFVRRCAGNDA; translated from the coding sequence ATGTCCGCCAACGCTCCGGCCCATCCCGCGTCCGGCGCGGACCGTTTTTTCGCAGAATCCCCGACGCCGGGGCCGCGCGGCCTGCTCATCGCAGGAACCCGTTCCGGCTGCGGCAAGACCTCGGTCAGCCTCGGCATCATGGCCGCCCTGGCCCGGCGCGGCCTGGACGTGCGGCCCTTCAAGGCCGGACCCGACTTCATCGACCCCCTGCACCACGGAGCCGCCGCGGGACGCCCCTCGCACAACCTCGACGGCTGGATGCTCACGCGCGATTGCGTGCGGGGCATTTTTTCCCGTGGCGCGCGCGGAGGCGACGCCGCCGTGGTCGAGGGCGTCATGGGCCTTTTCGACGGGGCTTCGGGCCGGGACGAAAGCGGCTCCTCGGCTCAGCTCGCAAAGTGGCTCGGCCTGCCCGTGCTGCTCGTGGCCGACGCCTCCTCCCTGGCGCGTTCCGCCGCGGCCCTGGTCGGCGGCTACGCCCGCTTCGACCCGGACCTGCGGTTCGCCGGGGTGGTGCTCAACCGCGTGGGCAGCGCCCGCCACGAGGAACTCCTGCGCGAGGCCCTGGAGTCCGTGCCCGAACTGCCGCTCCTGGGCTGCCTGCCGCGCGCGCAGGGACTGGAGCTGCCGTCGCGGCATTTGGGGCTGGTCACGCCGGATTTTCCGGCGCAGGGAGCGGGGCGACGGAATGCTTCGGAACGCGGGAACAGCGATGCGGGGCAGGAATGGGATGCAGGGGTCTATGGACGGCTGGCCGACTGGGTCGAGGCCCATTTGGACCTGGACGCCCTCCTGGCGGGACTTCCGGGCCTCAAGCCCGCGCGGCGCGATGCGGAACCCGAAGGCGCGGGCACAACAGGCAAGGTGCGCCTGGGAGTGGCCAGGGACGAGGCCTTCTGCTTCTGCTACGCGGAAAACCTGCGCCTGCTGGAGCGGGCGGGCGCGGAGATCGTCTTTTTTTCCCCCCTGCGGGAAACGCGACTGCCTTTCGGGCTGCACGGGCTCTACCTGCCCGGGGGCTACCCCGAACTCCATGCCGACAAGCTGGAGGCCAACGCTTCCATGCGCGACGACGTGCGTTCTTTCTGCGCAGCGGGGCGGCCGGTCTATGCGGAATGCGGCGGGTTTCTCTACCTGCTGGCGGAGCTGGGGGAGGCCGGAGTCGGCCCGACGCGCGCCATGTGCGGCGTCTATCCCGGCCGGGCGGTCATGCGTGACCGTTTTCGCGCCCTGGGCTACCGCGAAGCGCGCCTGACCCTGGACACGCCGCTGGGCCGGGCCGGATCGATCGCGCGGGGGCACGAGTTCCACTACTCCGAGCTGGACGGGGAGCCGGGAGGGCGGAGCGCCTACGCGGTCGCGGACCGCCTGGGACGCCGCACGGAAGCGGGCGGCTGGCTCGCCGGACCGGGCGGCAACGTGCTCGGCTCTTACGTGCATCTGCATTTCGGATCCAACCCGTTGCTCGCGGAGGTGTTCGTCAGGCGCTGCGCGGGCAACGACGCATAA
- a CDS encoding cysteine hydrolase family protein yields the protein MFALLVIDMQAGLFSPQTPRFDARGVVRRINELIRAARKSATPVVFVRHAGRPGESLEPGTPGWEILPDLDRADSDPVVDKAACDAFCRTNLHAVLQGLGASRLVLAGCCTDFCVDTTLRAAASLGYEVFAASDAHTTADRPHLDAEEVIRHHNWVWEELITPESAIRVLPTAKLLPLLEVR from the coding sequence ATGTTCGCGCTGCTGGTCATCGACATGCAGGCGGGATTGTTCTCGCCGCAGACGCCGCGCTTCGACGCGCGGGGCGTGGTGCGCCGCATCAACGAGCTGATCCGGGCCGCCCGGAAAAGCGCCACGCCCGTCGTTTTCGTTCGCCACGCGGGCAGACCGGGGGAAAGCCTGGAACCGGGAACGCCCGGCTGGGAAATCCTGCCGGACCTGGACCGCGCGGACAGCGACCCCGTGGTGGACAAGGCCGCCTGCGACGCTTTCTGCCGCACCAATCTGCACGCCGTGTTGCAGGGACTCGGCGCGAGCCGGCTCGTCCTGGCCGGATGCTGCACGGACTTCTGCGTGGACACGACCCTGCGCGCCGCCGCGAGCCTGGGCTACGAGGTCTTTGCGGCCTCGGACGCCCACACCACGGCGGACCGCCCGCATCTCGACGCCGAAGAGGTCATCCGCCATCACAACTGGGTCTGGGAAGAATTGATCACGCCGGAATCGGCGATCCGCGTCCTGCCGACGGCGAAACTGCTCCCGCTGCTCGAGGTGCGCTGA
- the purN gene encoding phosphoribosylglycinamide formyltransferase, translated as MALPIAVLVSGSGSNLQSIIDRIESGALDAEIKLVLSNKPDAYGLLRARNHNIPALALDHTDYPSREAFDAEMVRAIREAGAETVVCAGFMRILTTEFLNAFPGRVVNIHPALLPSFPGVHGQADAADYGVRISGCTVHFVDEKMDHGPVIIQAAVPAFPGEGGDALGGRILALEHRIYPQAIQWLAEGRLRVEGRHVTLRDAGRPPAPAPENALVSPALEQGF; from the coding sequence ATGGCCCTTCCCATCGCCGTCCTGGTTTCCGGCAGCGGCTCGAACCTGCAATCCATCATCGACCGCATCGAATCCGGAGCGCTGGACGCCGAGATCAAGCTCGTGCTCTCCAACAAGCCGGACGCCTACGGCCTGCTGCGCGCGCGCAACCACAACATCCCCGCCCTGGCCCTGGATCACACGGACTATCCCTCGCGCGAAGCCTTCGACGCCGAGATGGTCCGGGCCATCCGCGAAGCCGGAGCCGAAACAGTGGTCTGCGCCGGGTTCATGCGCATCCTGACGACGGAATTCCTGAACGCCTTTCCGGGCCGCGTCGTGAACATCCATCCCGCCCTGCTGCCCAGCTTTCCGGGCGTGCACGGCCAGGCCGACGCCGCGGACTACGGCGTGCGCATTTCCGGCTGCACCGTGCATTTCGTGGATGAGAAGATGGATCATGGCCCGGTGATCATTCAGGCGGCGGTGCCCGCCTTTCCCGGCGAAGGCGGCGATGCCCTGGGCGGGCGCATCCTGGCCCTGGAACACCGCATCTACCCCCAGGCGATCCAGTGGCTGGCCGAGGGCCGCCTGCGGGTGGAAGGCCGCCACGTCACGCTCCGGGACGCGGGCAGGCCTCCGGCGCCCGCGCCGGAAAACGCGCTTGTCAGCCCCGCGCTGGAACAGGGCTTCTAG
- a CDS encoding methyltransferase, producing the protein MSDHTPATADDIRALASAFQRSRVLLTASDLDLFTHLGREWRRASDLAPRLTAPGSDSPGVDVRGLDRLLGALAALGLAAKKDDAYRATDTAFELLSAESPKQMSLGHLSNLYANWGTLTQAVRRGGSVLDPHFDDDTRRRHFIAAMHSRAKAGTDALASRLPLAGARRALDVGGGSGVYSMAMCRAEPGLHAVVLDLPEVARLTEDYVREAGLAGRISALPGDMLVPDWTAADWIPGGELGEMDPSGGFYDLVFVSAIAHMFGPEQCAELVRRCFAVLRPGGSLALVDFLMDESRTEPAFGAVFALNMLVNTEAGDAYTETEARGWLTRAGFTDLRSLPAGPETRMLLGRRP; encoded by the coding sequence ATGTCCGACCACACTCCCGCCACCGCCGACGACATCCGCGCCCTGGCCTCGGCCTTTCAGCGCAGCCGGGTGCTGCTCACGGCCTCGGACCTGGACCTGTTCACGCATCTGGGCCGGGAGTGGCGGCGCGCCTCGGACCTCGCGCCCAGGCTGACGGCGCCGGGGAGCGATTCGCCCGGAGTGGACGTTCGCGGCCTGGACCGGCTTCTGGGCGCGCTCGCGGCCCTGGGCCTCGCAGCCAAGAAGGACGACGCCTACCGCGCCACGGACACGGCCTTTGAGCTGCTCTCCGCCGAGAGCCCGAAACAGATGTCCCTGGGACATCTCTCCAACCTCTACGCCAACTGGGGCACCCTGACCCAGGCCGTGCGCCGCGGCGGAAGCGTGCTTGATCCGCACTTCGACGACGACACGCGGCGCAGGCATTTCATCGCGGCCATGCACTCCAGGGCCAAGGCAGGAACGGACGCCCTGGCGTCCAGGCTGCCGCTGGCGGGAGCGCGCCGCGCGCTGGACGTGGGCGGCGGTTCCGGGGTCTATTCCATGGCCATGTGCCGGGCCGAACCGGGACTGCACGCCGTGGTCCTTGATTTGCCGGAAGTCGCCCGGCTGACCGAGGACTATGTGCGGGAGGCCGGTCTTGCCGGGCGCATCTCCGCCCTTCCCGGCGACATGCTCGTCCCGGACTGGACCGCTGCGGACTGGATTCCCGGCGGCGAGCTCGGAGAAATGGACCCGTCCGGCGGTTTCTACGACCTCGTCTTCGTCTCGGCCATCGCGCACATGTTCGGCCCGGAGCAATGCGCGGAACTGGTCCGGCGCTGCTTCGCGGTGCTGCGTCCCGGCGGCTCGCTGGCCCTCGTGGACTTCCTCATGGACGAAAGCCGCACCGAGCCGGCCTTCGGCGCTGTTTTCGCGTTGAACATGCTCGTGAACACCGAGGCGGGCGACGCCTATACCGAAACCGAAGCGCGCGGATGGCTCACGCGGGCGGGCTTCACGGACCTTCGCAGCCTGCCTGCTGGCCCGGAAACGCGGATGCTCCTGGGGCGCAGGCCGTAG
- the cobA gene encoding uroporphyrinogen-III C-methyltransferase codes for MTTATVYLIGAGPGDPGLLTVRAKELIETCDVVVYDYLANKEFLKYARKDAEIIYVGKKGGDHTLPQDKINELIVELAKSGKSVARLKGGDPYVFGRGGEEAEELVEAGVPFEVVPGVTAGVAAPAYAGIPVTHRDHTTSVCFITGHEDPTKEESGHNWDVYAKSTSTLVFYMGVKNLPMISERLIEGGRDPQTPVALVRWGTRAEQQSFVSTLAEVAAEAERRKFAAPSIIVVGGVCGLHDKLAWFEKRPLLGKGVVVTRAREQASGLVRTLSDLGAHVYEFPTITIEPLDSYEELETAILRLPMQDWVVFTSVNGVKFFWDKLGEIGLDSRIFGGIQIAAIGPATADALRERGIKPDFIPEKYVAEHVVAGLLERGIVGKNVLIPRAKVAREVLPEQLAEAGAHVQVLPVYETKLAQEDGAEIMDALTKDKLDYVTFTSSSTVDNFFELVDADALKDYKAANPGKARLACIGPVTAKTLEKHGLRPDLQPEDYTIPALVEALLKAE; via the coding sequence ATGACCACAGCTACCGTCTATCTCATCGGCGCCGGCCCCGGCGATCCCGGCCTGCTCACCGTGCGGGCCAAGGAACTCATCGAAACCTGCGACGTGGTGGTCTACGACTACCTCGCCAACAAGGAATTCCTCAAATACGCCCGCAAGGACGCCGAGATCATCTATGTCGGCAAGAAGGGCGGCGACCATACCCTGCCCCAGGACAAGATCAACGAGCTGATCGTGGAGCTGGCCAAGAGCGGCAAGAGCGTGGCCCGGCTCAAGGGCGGCGACCCCTACGTGTTCGGGCGCGGCGGCGAGGAGGCCGAAGAGCTGGTCGAGGCTGGCGTGCCCTTCGAGGTCGTGCCCGGCGTGACCGCGGGCGTGGCGGCCCCGGCCTATGCGGGCATCCCCGTGACCCACCGCGACCACACCACCAGCGTCTGCTTCATCACCGGGCACGAAGACCCCACCAAGGAAGAAAGCGGCCACAACTGGGACGTCTACGCCAAGAGCACCAGCACCCTGGTCTTCTACATGGGCGTGAAGAACCTGCCCATGATCTCCGAGCGGCTCATCGAGGGCGGGCGCGACCCGCAGACGCCCGTGGCGCTCGTGCGCTGGGGCACCCGCGCGGAGCAGCAGAGCTTCGTGTCCACGCTGGCGGAAGTGGCGGCCGAGGCCGAGCGCCGCAAGTTCGCGGCCCCGTCCATCATCGTGGTCGGCGGGGTCTGCGGCCTGCACGACAAGCTCGCCTGGTTCGAAAAGCGGCCCCTGCTCGGCAAGGGCGTCGTGGTGACCCGCGCGCGCGAACAGGCCAGCGGACTGGTGCGCACGCTCTCGGACCTGGGCGCGCACGTCTACGAATTCCCGACCATCACGATCGAGCCGCTGGACAGCTACGAGGAGCTGGAAACCGCCATCCTGCGCCTGCCCATGCAGGATTGGGTGGTCTTCACCTCGGTCAACGGCGTCAAGTTCTTCTGGGACAAGCTCGGCGAGATCGGCCTGGATTCGCGCATCTTCGGCGGCATCCAGATCGCGGCCATCGGCCCGGCCACGGCGGACGCCCTGCGCGAGCGCGGCATCAAGCCGGACTTCATTCCGGAGAAATACGTGGCCGAGCATGTGGTGGCGGGGCTGCTGGAACGCGGCATCGTGGGCAAGAACGTGCTCATCCCCCGCGCCAAGGTCGCCCGCGAGGTGCTGCCGGAACAGCTGGCCGAGGCCGGAGCCCACGTCCAGGTGCTGCCCGTGTACGAAACCAAGCTGGCCCAGGAAGACGGCGCGGAGATCATGGACGCGCTGACCAAGGACAAGCTGGACTACGTGACCTTCACCAGCTCCAGCACCGTGGACAACTTCTTCGAGCTGGTGGACGCGGACGCGCTCAAGGACTACAAGGCCGCCAACCCCGGCAAGGCCCGGCTGGCCTGCATCGGCCCGGTCACGGCCAAGACGCTGGAGAAGCACGGTCTGCGCCCGGACCTTCAGCCCGAGGACTACACCATCCCCGCGCTGGTGGAGGCGCTGCTCAAGGCCGAATAG
- a CDS encoding AAA family ATPase — MKISIRDFAPIREADIALDGLTVIAGDNDTGKSTVGKLVYAFLEAAKRQRQGERSLSYEFPNSYWNALGLDCRPGHFNVLDEHGIQLFKVEFLKDSTGARNAFLMNGPAPQSTLKFKDVLFLETPLIWQLFDTFQGIASETAKAQARNEQYPIKFPYTYFDAYSRLNGSVKPLEGDAKGLLLSIEKTVNGKIVFENSSPRFQRGDVSIPMPSVATGIQAFGFIQRILELGLARPGFLLILDEPEVHMHPKWQLEYAKLLVSMVDELGLNVLMTTHSPVFVEAMEFVGKKKLGEKCHFYLSERTADGPVVMRDVTDDPEPIYKQLALPLMQLSLHQGDA, encoded by the coding sequence ATGAAGATCAGCATCCGGGACTTCGCCCCCATCAGGGAAGCGGATATCGCCCTGGACGGCCTGACCGTGATCGCCGGTGACAACGACACCGGAAAGAGCACCGTGGGCAAGCTGGTCTATGCGTTTTTGGAGGCAGCTAAGCGGCAGCGGCAGGGGGAACGCTCTCTTTCATATGAGTTCCCCAATTCCTACTGGAACGCCCTTGGTCTTGACTGTCGTCCCGGGCATTTCAACGTCTTGGACGAGCACGGCATTCAGCTATTCAAGGTTGAGTTTTTAAAGGACAGCACTGGAGCCCGTAACGCCTTCTTAATGAACGGGCCGGCTCCCCAATCCACTTTGAAGTTCAAGGATGTACTTTTCTTAGAGACACCCTTGATTTGGCAACTCTTTGACACCTTTCAGGGCATCGCCTCCGAAACCGCGAAGGCGCAAGCCAGAAATGAGCAATACCCCATCAAATTTCCCTATACCTATTTCGACGCCTATTCCCGGCTTAACGGCTCGGTAAAGCCACTGGAAGGCGACGCAAAAGGGCTTTTGCTGTCCATCGAAAAGACCGTTAACGGCAAGATTGTCTTCGAGAACAGCTCGCCCCGCTTCCAGCGCGGCGACGTATCCATCCCCATGCCCAGCGTGGCCACGGGCATCCAGGCCTTCGGCTTCATCCAGCGCATCCTGGAACTCGGTCTGGCCCGCCCCGGCTTCCTGCTCATCCTCGACGAACCCGAGGTGCACATGCACCCCAAGTGGCAGCTCGAATACGCCAAGCTGCTCGTGAGCATGGTGGACGAACTCGGGCTGAACGTGCTCATGACTACGCACAGTCCGGTGTTCGTGGAGGCCATGGAATTCGTGGGCAAAAAGAAGCTCGGCGAAAAGTGCCATTTCTATCTTAGCGAACGCACTGCCGACGGCCCCGTGGTCATGCGGGACGTGACCGACGATCCGGAACCGATCTACAAGCAGCTCGCGCTGCCGCTGATGCAGCTTTCCCTGCACCAGGGGGATGCATGA
- a CDS encoding valine--tRNA ligase gives MGKPELAKGYEPKDVETKWREHWENDQTFTPDPKAEGEPYSIVIPPPNVTGVLHMGHALNQTIQDVLARFHRQQGRNVLWVPGTDHAGIATQNVVERELKKEGLTRDDLGREKFLERVWAWREDKGGTIQNQIRRMGSSVDWTRECFTFDDQRAKAVRKVFVELFKQGLIYKGNYIINWCNRCHTALADDEVEHEPKPGKLHHIRYSLADGSGDIVIATTRPETMLADTAIAVNPEDDRFKHLIGKTVLLPLVGRELPVIGDAYVDIEFGTGCLKVTPAHDMNDWELGRKHGLEVIAILDEDGYVNENAPEKYRGMFKEEARAAVMADLEAEGRVVEVADHDHSVGVCYRCKSVIEPHVSTQWFVSMKPLAEKARAAVPAKTRIYPEHWTKTYYEWLDNIRDWCISRQIWWGHRIPAWTCLDCGELIVPETDPTTCPKCGSANLEQDPDVLDTWFSSALWPFSTMGWPDKTPELDKYYPTAVLVTGFDILFFWVARMMMMGLQFMDEVPFRDVYIHALVRDEQGKKMSKSTGNVIDPMEMVDKYGTDATRFTLCAFAAMGRDIKLSEARIEGYRHFVNKIWNAARFALMNLPEELPAMDPAAAGGLANKWILHRLEEVKDEVRAAVEGYRFNEYAQTLYRFIWNEFCDWYLEMIKPALYGEDETAKAATQKVLAAVLAETMILLHPVMPFVTQEIWSVLPGTPGEDIATTPFPAARPQCRDAGSVAAMELFQGLVSAARNIRTELHIEPQVKLDMLVRTASDEDRAIIEENAGLIRFLARIEGIQAGPDEKGPRASGSAVVRGNELFVPLEGKVDFEAELARLDKKLAKLEKDLTGVEKKLANQGFVSNAPAEVVEKEKEKLAAMQEERDKLAALRGRIQSVMG, from the coding sequence ATGGGCAAGCCGGAGTTGGCCAAAGGCTACGAGCCGAAGGACGTGGAAACCAAGTGGCGTGAACACTGGGAGAACGACCAGACCTTCACCCCCGACCCCAAGGCGGAGGGAGAGCCGTATTCCATCGTCATTCCCCCGCCGAACGTCACCGGCGTGCTGCACATGGGCCACGCCCTGAACCAGACCATCCAGGACGTGCTCGCCCGCTTCCACCGCCAGCAGGGCCGCAACGTGCTCTGGGTGCCCGGCACGGACCACGCGGGCATCGCCACGCAGAACGTGGTCGAGCGCGAACTGAAGAAAGAGGGCCTGACCCGCGACGACCTGGGCCGCGAGAAGTTCCTCGAACGCGTCTGGGCCTGGCGCGAGGACAAGGGCGGCACCATCCAGAACCAGATCCGGCGCATGGGCTCCTCCGTGGACTGGACCCGCGAATGCTTCACCTTCGACGACCAGCGCGCCAAGGCCGTGCGCAAGGTCTTCGTGGAGCTGTTCAAGCAGGGGCTGATCTACAAGGGCAACTACATCATCAACTGGTGCAACCGCTGCCACACGGCCCTGGCCGACGACGAGGTCGAACACGAGCCGAAGCCCGGCAAGCTCCACCATATCCGCTATTCCCTGGCGGACGGGTCCGGCGACATCGTCATCGCCACCACCCGGCCCGAAACCATGCTCGCGGACACGGCCATCGCCGTGAACCCCGAGGACGACCGCTTCAAGCACCTCATCGGCAAGACCGTGCTCCTGCCCCTGGTGGGCCGCGAGCTGCCCGTCATCGGCGACGCCTACGTGGACATCGAGTTCGGCACGGGCTGCCTCAAGGTCACCCCGGCCCACGACATGAACGACTGGGAGCTGGGCCGCAAGCACGGCCTGGAGGTCATCGCCATCCTGGACGAGGACGGCTACGTCAACGAGAACGCGCCGGAGAAATATCGCGGCATGTTCAAGGAGGAGGCCCGCGCCGCGGTCATGGCCGACCTGGAAGCCGAGGGCCGCGTGGTCGAGGTCGCGGACCACGACCACAGCGTGGGCGTCTGCTACCGCTGCAAGTCCGTGATCGAGCCGCACGTCTCCACCCAGTGGTTCGTGTCCATGAAGCCGCTGGCCGAGAAGGCCCGCGCCGCCGTGCCCGCCAAGACCCGGATCTACCCGGAGCACTGGACCAAGACCTATTACGAGTGGCTGGACAACATCCGCGACTGGTGCATCTCCCGCCAGATCTGGTGGGGACACCGCATCCCGGCCTGGACCTGCCTGGACTGCGGCGAACTGATCGTGCCGGAAACCGATCCCACGACCTGCCCCAAGTGCGGCTCCGCCAACCTGGAGCAGGATCCGGACGTGCTCGACACCTGGTTCTCCTCGGCGCTCTGGCCCTTCTCCACCATGGGCTGGCCCGACAAGACCCCGGAACTGGACAAATATTACCCCACGGCCGTGCTCGTGACCGGCTTCGACATCCTCTTCTTCTGGGTCGCCCGGATGATGATGATGGGCCTCCAGTTCATGGACGAGGTGCCCTTCCGCGACGTGTACATCCACGCCCTGGTGCGCGACGAGCAGGGCAAGAAGATGTCCAAGTCCACGGGCAACGTCATCGACCCCATGGAAATGGTCGACAAGTACGGCACGGACGCCACGCGCTTCACCCTCTGCGCCTTCGCGGCCATGGGCCGCGACATCAAGCTCTCCGAGGCGCGCATCGAGGGCTACCGCCACTTCGTGAACAAGATCTGGAACGCGGCCCGCTTCGCGCTCATGAACCTGCCCGAGGAGCTGCCCGCCATGGACCCGGCCGCGGCCGGAGGACTGGCGAACAAGTGGATCCTGCATCGGCTGGAAGAGGTCAAGGACGAGGTCCGCGCCGCCGTGGAGGGCTACCGCTTCAACGAATACGCCCAGACCCTCTACCGCTTCATCTGGAACGAGTTCTGCGACTGGTACCTGGAGATGATCAAGCCCGCGCTCTACGGCGAGGACGAGACGGCCAAGGCCGCCACGCAGAAGGTGCTGGCCGCGGTGCTGGCCGAAACCATGATCCTGCTGCATCCGGTCATGCCCTTCGTGACCCAGGAAATCTGGTCCGTGCTGCCCGGCACGCCCGGCGAGGACATCGCGACCACGCCCTTCCCGGCCGCGCGGCCCCAGTGCCGCGACGCCGGAAGCGTTGCCGCCATGGAGCTGTTCCAGGGCCTTGTTTCCGCCGCCCGCAACATCCGCACCGAGCTGCACATCGAGCCGCAGGTCAAGCTGGACATGCTCGTGCGCACCGCTTCGGACGAGGACCGCGCCATCATCGAAGAAAACGCCGGGCTGATCCGCTTCCTGGCGCGCATCGAAGGCATTCAGGCCGGACCGGACGAGAAAGGTCCGCGCGCTTCCGGCTCCGCCGTGGTGCGCGGCAACGAACTCTTCGTGCCTCTGGAGGGCAAGGTGGACTTCGAGGCCGAGCTGGCCCGGCTGGACAAGAAGCTGGCCAAGCTGGAAAAAGACCTCACAGGCGTGGAAAAGAAGCTCGCCAACCAGGGCTTCGTCAGCAACGCGCCCGCCGAAGTCGTGGAAAAGGAAAAGGAAAAGCTGGCCGCCATGCAGGAAGAGCGCGACAAGCTCGCGGCCCTGCGCGGACGCATCCAGAGCGTGATGGGCTAA
- a CDS encoding BPL-N domain-containing protein has product MSIIYIYWDESHFWGLMARRALLSWGVEHRLVRGNEIAHGLLADNPPALLLVPGGWARGKAERLGPEGVEAVRAYVAGGGAYLGFCGGAGLALTGGGLGLCPWSRRGFKDRMQHFLSGHVQVRPDQESPLVPQELRERALLPVWWPGRFEPNGGDVRVLASYGEPGPDFWVADLALKSLPKGTLGDWEALYGVRIRPAFRDQPSMVEGRHGQGRYVLSYAHLETPASPDANRWLAHLLRELGGLDAPSSPLPAWDLAALPVLRSDPHLQTAREQLFRLVQTGVDNLLLFWRTPWLLGWRRGLPGAALNSLLCMVCEALATADTEAAHAWWRSAGPEFSQGMEIFAQGVTGYLLAERLAMTVYSSSPEALPGLREQREALFGTPPAGGGLHGQLQSLLEELLWRL; this is encoded by the coding sequence ATGTCAATCATCTACATATACTGGGACGAATCTCACTTCTGGGGCCTGATGGCCCGGCGCGCGCTCCTTTCCTGGGGCGTGGAGCACCGACTCGTGCGAGGCAATGAGATAGCCCACGGGCTGCTTGCTGACAACCCCCCAGCGCTTCTGCTCGTGCCGGGCGGCTGGGCGCGCGGCAAGGCCGAGCGGCTCGGCCCGGAGGGCGTGGAGGCCGTGCGCGCCTACGTGGCGGGCGGCGGGGCCTATCTCGGCTTCTGCGGCGGGGCCGGACTGGCGCTCACGGGCGGCGGGCTGGGCTTGTGTCCGTGGAGCCGGCGCGGCTTCAAGGACCGCATGCAGCATTTCCTTTCCGGCCATGTCCAGGTCCGGCCCGACCAGGAGAGTCCCCTGGTTCCCCAGGAGCTGCGCGAGCGAGCGCTCCTTCCCGTCTGGTGGCCGGGCCGGTTCGAGCCGAACGGGGGCGACGTCCGGGTGCTGGCGTCCTACGGCGAGCCGGGGCCGGATTTCTGGGTCGCGGACCTGGCCTTGAAAAGCCTGCCGAAAGGCACGCTCGGCGACTGGGAGGCGCTGTACGGCGTGCGCATCCGCCCTGCCTTCCGAGACCAGCCCAGCATGGTGGAGGGCCGCCACGGCCAGGGGCGCTACGTGCTCAGCTACGCCCACCTGGAAACCCCGGCCTCGCCGGACGCGAACCGCTGGCTGGCGCACCTGCTCCGCGAGCTGGGCGGGCTGGACGCGCCTTCCTCGCCGCTCCCGGCCTGGGATCTCGCCGCTTTGCCCGTGCTGCGCTCCGATCCCCATCTTCAGACCGCCCGCGAGCAGCTTTTCCGCCTGGTCCAGACAGGCGTGGACAACCTGCTGCTCTTCTGGCGCACGCCCTGGCTGCTCGGCTGGCGGCGCGGGCTGCCCGGAGCCGCGCTGAACAGCCTGCTCTGCATGGTCTGCGAGGCCCTGGCCACGGCGGATACCGAAGCGGCGCACGCCTGGTGGCGATCCGCAGGCCCGGAATTCTCCCAGGGCATGGAGATCTTCGCCCAGGGGGTGACGGGCTATCTGCTGGCCGAGCGTCTGGCCATGACGGTGTACTCCTCCTCGCCCGAAGCCCTCCCCGGCCTGCGGGAGCAGCGGGAAGCGCTTTTCGGGACGCCCCCCGCGGGCGGCGGCCTGCACGGCCAGCTCCAGTCCCTGCTGGAGGAGCTGCTCTGGCGGCTTTGA